CATGACGTACTTCGAGGCGCGCAAGCAGGTGGAGCACCCGGTGGCCTGCATCGACTGCCACGACAGCCAGACGCTGCAGCTGCGCGTGACGAAGCCGGCCTTCATGATGGGCATGGCGCGCATGAAGGCCGCGCAGGGCGTGCGGGACTACGATGTGAATCGCGACGCCACGCGCCAGGAGATGCGCAGCTACGTCTGCGGCCAGTGCCACGTGGAGTACTACTTCAAGGGCTCGGAGAAGACGCTCACCTTCCCGTGGGACAAGGGCCTGAAGATTGAGAACATCCTCGCGTACTACGACGAGAATCCGCACAAGGACTGGACGCACGCGGACACGGGCGCGCCGGTGCTCAAGGCGCAGCACCCCGAGTTCGAGCTGTGGAACCAGGGCGTGCACGCGCGCTCGGGGGTGTCGTGCTCGGACTGCCACATGCCGTACACGCGGGTGGGGGCGCAGAAGATTTCCGACCACCACGTGCGCAGCCCGCTGCTCAACATCAACCGCGCGTGCCAGACGTGCCACCACTTCTCCGAGGACGAGCTGCGCGCCCGCGCCGAGGCGCTCCAGGAGCGCACCTTCCAGCTGCGCAACCAGGGGCTGGATGCGCTGGTGGGGCTCGTCAGGGACGTGAAGGCCGCGAAGGCCGCCGGGAAGACGGACCAGGACCTGGCCGGGGTGTATGCGCTGCAGCGGCGCGGCCAGTTCATGCTGGACTTCATCGAGGCGGAGAACTCCATGGGCTTCCATGCTCCGGAGGAGGCCGCCCGCATCCTCGCGCAGGCCACCAACCTGCTCCGCCAGGCGCAGATTCTCGTGAGAGACCCCACCTTCAAGCCGGAGCTTCCCGACGCCCCGCACCCCAGCGCGGGAGACGCCCACCCCGGGCCCGGAGTGCGAGGCAAGACGGTGGGCAGTCCCACGGGTGGGGCGGGCGGCTCGGGTGGTGGCGCCGTTCCAGATGGTGGGAGCGGCGACGGTGGGCCGGCGCACTGAGGGACACGGAAGCTCCGGCTCGTGGCGTTGGCGTGGGTGGGCCCGGCTGATGAGGCTTGCGACTCACTGCCTCGCGGCGTTGGTGCGGGTGGGCCCGGCTGATGAGGCTTGCGACTCACTGCCTCGCGGCGTTGGTGTGGGTGGGCCCGGCTGATGAGGCTTGGGGCTCACGGCCTCGCGGCGTTGGTGCGCGTGGGCCCGGCTGATGGAAGGGCTCGGAAGTCAGCTTCCCTGGCGGTGGTGGACGACCCCTCAGCGTCTCGGGATGTCCTCACGCGCGAAGGTGACGCGGGGGCGTGAATGCCCGGGTTCGCCCGTCCGTTGGAAAGGTGCGATACAGGATGCGCGCCGGCCGGGCCGCCAGGGAAGGATGCATGCGGATGCTTGGGAACCCGAGGGCCTTCGTGGCCGGAGCGCTGGTGCTCTTCGCCAGCGCGGCCAGCGCGGAAGAGAAGTGGGAGACGGTGGCGGAGAAGCCGTACCTGGTGAAGGTGCGGCCCCGACCGGGCACCCAGGCCAAGGAAGTGTGGGCGGAAGGCGAGCTCGCCGCCAACGCCTCGGACGTGCAGGCGGTGCTGACGGACGTGGACTCGTACCGGCAATGGATGCCGTACGTGAAGGAGTCGCGCACCATCAAGGACCTGCCGGACGGCGCGCGGCTGACGTACACGAAGCTGGGCCTGCCCGTGGTGGCCTCGCGCGACTACGTGTGCCACGTGGTGCAGGAGTCGAAGCTGGCCGCTGACGGCACCGGCGTCTTCGTCCAGCGGTGGTGGGCGCAGCCGGACGCCATCCCCGAGCGCCGCGACACGGTGCGGCTGCGACTCAACGAGGGGAGCTGGCGCGTGGAGCCTCGCGGCGAGGGGAAGTCCCACGCCGTCTACAAGTTCACCGTGGACCCCGCCGGCTCCATCCCCGGCTTCCTGGCCAGCATGGGTCAGAAGGACGGAGTGGTGGACACCTTCCGCGCCGTGGAGAAGCGCGCCCTGCAGCACGCGGAGGCGCAGCGGAAGAAGAAGTGACGCGTTCCCTTCCTGGGCACGAGGAGCGGGACGACTCGCTCATCTCCAAGACGGACTTGAAGCTGTCGCTCCTCACTCCATTGGAGGCTTCCCTCGCTTCGACGAACCAGGCCAGGGCCGCTCCGAGCAGCACGGTGCAGCCGTCCGCCCCCGGGGCAGGGCTGGAGCGGAAGGAACGTTCGTTCCAGGTTCGCGAGCGGCATGGCGCGCAGGCCCAGGCGCCCCGAGCGGCTGACCGGCAGGGGCGGAAGGAACGTTCGTTCCAGGGGCGAGCGGCATGGTGAGGGCCCAGGCCCACCGCCGCCGACTGGCAGGAGCGGAAGGAACCTTCGTTCCAGGGGGACGCGCGGCATGGAGCGGGGCCAGG
The sequence above is drawn from the Pyxidicoccus trucidator genome and encodes:
- a CDS encoding START domain-containing protein, coding for MRMLGNPRAFVAGALVLFASAASAEEKWETVAEKPYLVKVRPRPGTQAKEVWAEGELAANASDVQAVLTDVDSYRQWMPYVKESRTIKDLPDGARLTYTKLGLPVVASRDYVCHVVQESKLAADGTGVFVQRWWAQPDAIPERRDTVRLRLNEGSWRVEPRGEGKSHAVYKFTVDPAGSIPGFLASMGQKDGVVDTFRAVEKRALQHAEAQRKKK
- a CDS encoding ammonia-forming cytochrome c nitrite reductase subunit c552 → MANPNAPVKRRGLLLLVAVGVVSALAAAAAVALATNILERKQEARNPFFRVVELTDDTADPAVWGKNFPIQYDMYLRTVDQTRTRYGGSEAVPRAPTQSDPRSVVAQSRLEEDPRLKTMWAGYAFSKDFREERGHAYMLADQTFTERQQVTQQPGTCIHCHASTYTAYKRLGNGDLFKGFDALNHMTYFEARKQVEHPVACIDCHDSQTLQLRVTKPAFMMGMARMKAAQGVRDYDVNRDATRQEMRSYVCGQCHVEYYFKGSEKTLTFPWDKGLKIENILAYYDENPHKDWTHADTGAPVLKAQHPEFELWNQGVHARSGVSCSDCHMPYTRVGAQKISDHHVRSPLLNINRACQTCHHFSEDELRARAEALQERTFQLRNQGLDALVGLVRDVKAAKAAGKTDQDLAGVYALQRRGQFMLDFIEAENSMGFHAPEEAARILAQATNLLRQAQILVRDPTFKPELPDAPHPSAGDAHPGPGVRGKTVGSPTGGAGGSGGGAVPDGGSGDGGPAH